The Stomoxys calcitrans chromosome 3, idStoCalc2.1, whole genome shotgun sequence genome includes a region encoding these proteins:
- the LOC106091577 gene encoding uncharacterized protein LOC106091577, protein MVSSIAVIAAGSLQLILRVSFFIEQKAGVANSSTPSLASWLFVIAILDILLDISIFPLRYRHLPFAFQLAVETIFSVLMIEFSAMILWSTIENICCKMCKYLAIVAEMPPNVYLEWERCILGFTTTSMAFTVLLLTLYATDHHFIVYRKSKRAFRKAFRYMGQLWQSGVEIISKRRGGGGDMNNLSHPIVELWHNSNQRPYERHYDQEEVLHNKTFNTRSRSQKRRRRSSSRNKK, encoded by the coding sequence ATGGTCTCATCAATCGCTGTTATCGCTGCCGGCTCTCTGCAATTGATACTGCGCGTCTCATTCTTCATTGAGCAGAAAGCAGGCGTCGCAAATTCTTCAACACCTTCATTGGCCAGTTGGCTTTTTGTGATAGCCATTTTGGATATACTTCTGGATATCTCCATCTTTCCGCTGCGTTATCGGCATTTGCCTTTCGCATTTCAACTGGCAGTGGAGACTATCTTTTCGGTGCTTATGATTGAATTTAGTGCCATGATTTTGTGGTCCACCATTGAGAACATCTGCTGTAAAATGTGCAAATACTTGGCGATTGTGGCCGAAATGCCCCCAAATGTCTATTTGGAATGGGAGAGATGTATACTGGGATTCACTACAACGAGCATGGCATTTACCGTACTCCTATTGACCTTATATGCAACCGATCACCATTTTATAGTCTACAGAAAATCAAAGAGGGCATTTCGCAAAGCTTTTCGATACATGGGTCAATTGTGGCAAAGTGGTGTAGAAATAATATCCAAGAGaagaggtggtggtggtgatatGAACAATTTAAGCCATCCAATCGTTGAGCTATGGCATAACAGTAATCAACGGCCCTATGAACGACATTATGATCAGGAAGAAGTGTTGCATAATAAGACATTTAATACACGCAGCCGAAGTCAGAAACGCAGACGCCGCAGTTCAagcagaaataaaaaataa